One window of Theropithecus gelada isolate Dixy unplaced genomic scaffold, Tgel_1.0 HiC_scaffold_4890, whole genome shotgun sequence genomic DNA carries:
- the LOC112617826 gene encoding cancer/testis antigen 1-like → MPFSSPMEAELVRRVLSPDATPLPRPGAVLKDFTVSGNLLFIRLTAADHRQLQLSISSCLQQLSLLMWITQCFLPVFLALLHSGQRR, encoded by the exons ATGCCTTTCTCATCGCCCATGGAAGCGGAGCTGGTCCGCAGGGTCCTGTCCCCGGATGCCACACCGCTCCCCCGACCAGGGGCGGTTCTGAAGGACTTCACCGTGTCCGGCAACCTACTGTTTAT CCGACTGACTGCTGCAGACCACCGCCAACTCCAGCTCTCCATCAGCTCCTGTCTCCAGCAGCTTTCCCTGTTGATGTGGATTACGCAGTGCTTTCTGCCTGTGTTTTTGGCTCTGCTTCACTCAGGGCAGAGGCGCTAA